One window of Tachysurus vachellii isolate PV-2020 chromosome 21, HZAU_Pvac_v1, whole genome shotgun sequence genomic DNA carries:
- the LOC132864174 gene encoding zona pellucida sperm-binding protein 4-like — protein MAVKPILVLLLGCVELFIVQTFVDGFKIVDHVYQASEHFIEGAVSVQAAVPSQEDWLRQHQKYSVFCGKDAVKVVMPTDTLSEVNVLGSSILDPVLGATKECGYSLIKEQGNDVLSVSFSSCHVTIEEGRYVLRLLYVNNMDPAEIATVSCDVNTDMAFQKVRVPRSDNQADCPPAPMPAMTPNRRLPKNYTNGGCDIPTSQRLPCGPAGTTAVECMNKGCCMDVTTSSCYYPMDQCTADGQFVFTIYSNITTIPVSPASLQVAAKTPCKPILATNDFATFKFSVSECGTKTYNIGDTTVYMAEVRTAIRVLNLKYGVITRDHLVRVMVECRYSKISPTMIRASAGYMVVSPSVPSSVRAGGLYGVQLRIATDETFSSFLRSSHVPLNALLGKPLYLEVQLKSPKPEATLLINYCVAYTRSGTNALVLLYEGCPNPELSSGQSSFLHVLDMIETPHQRRFVVTAFQFMNVTTQKYINEEIYFMCSTEVCMPPTPCRKTCFDGKA, from the exons ATGGCAGTGAAACCGATCTTAGTGTTGCTGCTAGGCTGTGTTGAGTTGTTCATTGTGCAAACTTTTGTGGATGGCTTCAAGATTGTTGATCATGTTTACCAAGCCAGTGAGCACTTCATTGAAGGAGCTGTATCTGTGCAGGCTGCAGTCCCCAGTCAGGAGGACTGGCTCAGACAGCACCAGAAGTATTCTGTGTTTTGTGGTAAAGATGCTGTTAAAGTAGTTATGCCCACAGACACACTATCTGAAGTGAATGTTTTGG GATCCTCCATTCTAGACCCAGTTCTAGGGGCAACTAAAGAATGTGGCTACTCTCTGATAAAGGAACAGGGGAATGATGTTCTCAGTGTCAGTTTCTCTAGCTGTCATGTCACTATTGAG GAGGGCCGATATGTTCTGCGACTGCTCTACGTTAATAACATGGACCCAGCTGAAATCGCTACAGTGTCCTGTGATGTCAATACTGACATGGCATTTCAGAAAGTCAGAGTCCCTCGTTCTGATAACCAAGCTGACTGTCCACCAGCTCCAATGCCAGCCATGACCCCAAATCGAAGACTGCCTAAGAACTATACAAATGGAG GGTGTGACATTCCTACTAGCCAAAGACTGCCCTGTGGTCCTGCTGGCACCACAGCTGTTGAGTGCATGAACAAAGGATGCTGCATGGATGTGACTACTTCCTCCTGTTACTACCCAATGGACC AATGTACAGCTGATGGGCAGTTTGTGTTTACTATTTACTCTAACATCACCACGATCCCTGTGAGCCCTGCAAGTTTGCAAGTGGCAGCCAAGACCCCCTGTAAACCTATCCTTGCTACCAATGATTTTGCCACCTTTAAGttctctgtctctgaatgtgGGACAAAGACCTAT AATATTGGCGATACCACTGTTTACATGGCTGAGGTGCGAACAGCTATCCGAGTACTTAACCTGAAGTATGGTGTCATCACCAGAGATCACCTTGTcag GGTGATGGTTGAGTGTCGGTACTCAAAGATCAGTCCAACAATGATTAGGGCATCTGCTGGTTACATGGTGGTTAGCCCAAGTGTGCCATCCTCTGTTCGGGCTGGTGGACTATATGGTGTTCAGCTCAGGATTGCAACTG ATGAGACCTTTTCTTCATTCTTGAGGAGTAGTCATGTGCCCTTGAATGCTCTCCTGGGTAAACCATTGTACCTGGAAGTGCAGCTGAAGTCTCCAAAACCTGAGGCTACACTGTTGATAAACTACTGTGTGGCATACACGCGCTCTGGAACAAATGCCTTGGTTCTGCTCTATGAAGG ATGCCCCAACCCTGAGCTTTCCTCTGGCCAGTCTTCATTCCTCCATGTACTGGACATGATCGAGACTCCTCACCAGCGCCGCTTTGTAGTGACTGCCTTCCAGTTCATGAATGTGACCACTCAAAAATACATCAATGAGGAG aTTTACTTCATGTGCTCCACTGAAGTGTGCATGCCTCCAACTCCATGTCGCAAGACATGCTTTGATGGAAAG gCATAA